A stretch of the Nostoc sp. HK-01 genome encodes the following:
- a CDS encoding cobyrinic acid a,c-diamide synthase: MIVISVFNFKGGTSKSSTTLNLGAFLASPKRQTLLIDLDGQRTLSFGLGMDGNEPTTLDWLTSKETVTPKQTQVKHLYLIPGDIGMFRLTSEQDLFVPALSRLRGFDLVLMDCPPGLSAASVQAILSSDRILIPTLCEPASLKGLSEAVELIRGERADIPIDVVRTRYKPRLVLTKEADDLLIEAAVELGYRLLHTTIPDNIAVAESIAAQQPVLTYAPKSSGARAYQSLAKECIKYWGTK, encoded by the coding sequence GTGATTGTCATTAGTGTGTTCAATTTTAAGGGTGGAACTAGCAAAAGCTCGACCACACTTAACTTAGGGGCATTTCTAGCCTCTCCCAAACGCCAAACCCTGCTAATTGATTTGGATGGGCAACGTACTCTCTCGTTCGGTTTGGGTATGGATGGTAATGAGCCAACAACTCTAGACTGGCTAACAAGTAAAGAAACAGTTACGCCTAAACAGACCCAAGTTAAACACCTGTATCTGATTCCAGGTGATATAGGTATGTTTCGCCTGACATCTGAACAGGACTTATTCGTCCCAGCACTATCTCGGCTTAGAGGATTTGATTTAGTTTTAATGGACTGTCCGCCAGGGCTATCGGCGGCATCAGTGCAGGCCATTCTAAGCAGCGATCGCATTCTTATTCCCACTCTCTGTGAACCTGCTTCTCTAAAAGGACTTTCGGAAGCTGTGGAATTAATCCGAGGAGAAAGGGCAGATATTCCCATTGATGTTGTGAGAACTCGGTATAAGCCCCGGTTAGTTTTGACCAAAGAGGCTGATGATTTGTTAATTGAGGCGGCGGTGGAGTTAGGTTATCGACTTTTACACACTACCATCCCTGATAACATAGCCGTTGCTGAATCTATCGCAGCGCAACAACCAGTCTTAACTTATGCACCCAAATCCAGTGGTGCTAGAGCTTACCAATCGTTGGCTAAGGAATGCATCAAATATTGGGGGACGAAATGA
- the dcoH1_1 gene encoding putative pterin-4-alpha-carbinolamine dehydratase, whose product MIGNQLVHCAVLSPDELERALARLNHWKIVDGKLYRHFEFTSFIAAFGFMTRVALIAETQGHHPEWFNVYNQVTVQLTTHDAGGITMNDVTLAQSIDMQL is encoded by the coding sequence ATGATTGGCAATCAATTGGTACATTGCGCTGTGCTATCACCGGATGAACTGGAGCGCGCGCTCGCAAGACTAAATCATTGGAAGATTGTAGACGGTAAACTCTACCGCCACTTTGAATTCACCTCGTTTATCGCAGCATTTGGCTTTATGACTCGCGTTGCACTGATTGCAGAAACTCAAGGCCATCATCCAGAGTGGTTCAATGTTTATAACCAGGTTACAGTTCAACTGACAACCCACGATGCAGGTGGAATTACCATGAATGATGTTACTCTTGCCCAAAGCATTGATATGCAATTATAA
- a CDS encoding cobyrinic acid a,c-diamide synthase gives MSTPDKQCRIIALFNQAGGVAKSTLTQNLGYHLAKREHRVLLIDIDPQASLTKFMGLVPSQLQKTVADAIIDEQPLPIHEDIHGMDLAPANRVLSGAEMQLVSAAMRDFRLKEAVAPILDEYDFILIDCPPSLGLLSYISLVAATHVLVPVETHVKAFEGTDELLQTITHVKNKANRKIEIAGFVPTRYAHQNSADKRALAAMQEQLSVWGRIFPAIPRATAFVDASEERAPLAVFDPKHSVVPILEEIALALEAL, from the coding sequence GTGTCAACTCCTGACAAACAATGCCGCATTATAGCCCTGTTTAATCAGGCAGGTGGTGTCGCCAAATCGACACTGACCCAAAACCTGGGATACCACCTAGCAAAACGAGAACACCGCGTTCTCCTCATCGACATAGACCCCCAAGCCTCATTGACCAAATTCATGGGGTTAGTGCCATCTCAGTTACAAAAAACCGTTGCTGATGCTATTATCGACGAGCAGCCCTTACCGATTCATGAAGATATTCACGGTATGGACTTGGCTCCTGCTAACCGAGTCCTCAGTGGAGCCGAAATGCAGTTAGTTAGTGCTGCCATGCGCGACTTCCGCCTGAAGGAAGCTGTTGCACCTATTTTAGATGAATATGATTTTATCCTTATAGACTGTCCCCCCAGTTTAGGATTACTTTCTTATATCTCCCTAGTCGCAGCCACACATGTCCTCGTCCCTGTGGAAACCCATGTTAAAGCCTTCGAGGGAACTGATGAACTCTTACAAACTATTACCCACGTAAAAAATAAAGCCAACCGCAAAATCGAAATAGCCGGGTTTGTTCCCACAAGGTATGCTCACCAGAACTCAGCCGATAAACGAGCATTAGCAGCTATGCAAGAACAACTTTCGGTTTGGGGTCGAATCTTCCCAGCCATCCCCAGAGCTACCGCTTTTGTCGATGCGTCAGAAGAACGTGCGCCCCTGGCAGTATTTGACCCCAAACATTCTGTAGTCCCTATTCTTGAAGAAATCGCCTTGGCATTGGAGGCATTATGA
- a CDS encoding ParB-like partition protein, whose amino-acid sequence MIRRKQTDKPFGGQITTPPPAPWLDSTDTETPRATETTIKLEDIVLPQQQPRRYFDPQALKELFESVKQHGILQPLLVRPLGKGKYELVAGERRYRAGQEAKLEVAPVVVRELSNDQAFQLALIENLQREDLNPVEETEGILHLLAIRLKCDVEAVKSLLYRMKNAHSKEEQQSTDSPDESRRNVSPKGEETESTDSISDNLEEETESRRNVSPNSESTESDGKISDDLDEQTESRRNVSPKVELEQSKTVEQVFESLGLMNWLSFTTKRLPLLNLPEDILMALREGKLEYTKAQALARVKDEELRKQLLSEAITNDWSLSQIKEQIIANTSSEPPPSTKTRNQIPERLKDITQRIKKRQLWKEPRKQKQLVNLLNKLEALLGDE is encoded by the coding sequence ATGATAAGACGCAAGCAAACTGACAAACCCTTTGGTGGACAAATTACCACACCACCCCCAGCACCTTGGTTAGACTCAACAGACACAGAAACACCAAGAGCTACTGAAACTACTATCAAACTCGAAGATATAGTACTGCCTCAACAGCAACCAAGGCGATACTTTGACCCACAAGCATTAAAAGAATTATTTGAGTCAGTCAAACAGCATGGCATTCTCCAACCTCTGTTAGTGCGCCCCCTGGGCAAAGGAAAATACGAACTAGTAGCAGGAGAACGACGCTATCGAGCAGGGCAGGAAGCAAAGCTTGAAGTTGCGCCTGTGGTTGTCCGTGAGCTATCGAATGACCAAGCTTTTCAGTTGGCTTTGATTGAAAACCTACAACGAGAAGACCTGAACCCAGTTGAAGAAACAGAAGGTATTTTGCATCTGTTAGCCATCCGGCTTAAGTGCGATGTAGAAGCTGTGAAATCCTTGCTGTACCGCATGAAAAATGCTCACAGCAAAGAAGAACAGCAATCAACAGACTCCCCAGATGAATCTAGGAGAAACGTTTCTCCTAAAGGCGAAGAAACGGAATCAACAGATAGCATTTCTGATAATTTAGAGGAAGAAACAGAATCTAGGAGAAACGTTTCTCCTAACTCAGAATCAACAGAATCAGACGGTAAGATTTCTGACGATTTAGACGAGCAGACAGAATCTAGGAGAAACGTTTCTCCTAAAGTGGAGTTGGAGCAATCAAAGACGGTAGAGCAGGTATTTGAGAGCTTGGGGCTGATGAATTGGCTATCATTCACCACCAAGCGTTTACCATTACTCAATCTGCCAGAAGACATTTTAATGGCACTGCGAGAGGGCAAACTAGAATACACCAAAGCGCAAGCATTGGCACGGGTAAAAGACGAGGAACTGCGAAAGCAACTCTTGTCGGAAGCAATAACAAACGATTGGTCTTTAAGCCAAATTAAAGAGCAAATCATCGCCAACACTTCATCTGAACCACCACCATCAACTAAAACACGTAACCAAATACCAGAACGGCTAAAAGATATCACCCAGCGCATTAAAAAACGTCAGCTATGGAAAGAACCACGAAAGCAAAAACAGCTAGTAAATCTTCTGAACAAGCTGGAAGCCTTACTTGGGGACGAGTGA
- a CDS encoding transposase: protein MPSQEDLVVMDVTESPIERPKRGQKKFFSGKTGEHTLKTQLVIHQKNSQIICIGHGK, encoded by the coding sequence ATGCCATCACAAGAAGATTTAGTTGTGATGGATGTGACTGAAAGCCCAATTGAAAGACCAAAAAGAGGTCAAAAGAAATTTTTCAGTGGTAAAACCGGAGAACATACTTTAAAAACCCAATTAGTTATTCACCAAAAAAACAGTCAAATCATCTGTATAGGTCATGGTAAGTGA
- a CDS encoding phage/plasmid primase, P4 family protein has product MHTTQTTVKETANRLTDRHYKECVTKRGLCPEWIAANCRSMDIKEASERLGYQAQSAGIWLEGVNGFGQYRPNKPWKSIDDKKAPKYRTATLEEYDAMLPRHPHNPRYWQDLEALKALCYHINGHPCLLITEGLFKAIAGCSRGFPTVGLAGVEQGLTSMANDPQGKRYLVDTLELLARAKFGWIIAFDADERAQTNKNVVAAQRKLAYQLAKFKVPVYIATGLWSAAEGKGMDDYIQANGDDAFRDNVLAKAVNFEIWERQFQEDDSDNKTLSESSVAAQIAEDYRAKLAWHVANKAWYWYEADNKRGVWGEIPPEEAMSIVLTELETRTRHFSSKFVNGVLTLLKAKLRVNHWEVRKGFICLQDCVLDVNTLKEYPHEPGYRMLSQLPFKWADRSVGCEPVKEWLLEACEGKADWVQVIRAGINATVTERGGELQRFMELVGAGGTGKGTLLRLVQALLGRENYAITELKQLEQNRFETAALYGKKAVFITDSERYTGDVSTLKKLTGDDDLRHEKKGIQQTGSFRFSGVVWIAANEIIQSSDYTNALARRRLSMPFERVVPQNERRPLEKEFEPYLPGVLQWVLEMSALEVAAYFGDTNKKVPSLGSFSTEVLLNTNPLADWANDCLYYDPNAQTQIGDNGQNPELFLYPNYCEWAQRNSHGIMTKQRFSAILLNLLKSQLNINAAKIRNKKGRFITKIAIRQSGHDFPLLISEKDADLDADLNKNNANSVLTPMLTQSVDGAGFQSDADLFADSNAADTPHQHNLMNTTSSQNQEGKPTQSAQSAPASVSASTTDSTTDSTTQRIIEAWDNKSSLGEIVLSLESADLQQIAKGFNPEQVQYIKDAANSVWRLGATSLADYNGELVYIWECGQSNDVRIGTETQPGARVRRAHLRPWLGI; this is encoded by the coding sequence GTGCATACTACACAGACAACTGTAAAAGAGACTGCTAACAGACTGACAGACAGACATTACAAGGAGTGCGTCACAAAGCGGGGCTTGTGTCCAGAATGGATAGCCGCTAACTGTCGCTCAATGGACATCAAAGAAGCGAGCGAACGCTTAGGATACCAAGCGCAATCAGCAGGTATCTGGCTAGAAGGAGTCAACGGTTTTGGGCAGTATCGCCCTAACAAGCCCTGGAAAAGCATAGACGACAAGAAAGCACCCAAGTACCGAACAGCAACACTGGAAGAATATGACGCAATGCTACCGCGTCATCCTCATAATCCGCGCTACTGGCAAGATTTAGAGGCACTCAAAGCACTTTGCTATCACATCAACGGTCATCCTTGCTTACTTATAACTGAAGGACTATTTAAGGCGATCGCCGGATGTTCTCGCGGATTCCCTACAGTTGGACTTGCTGGTGTTGAGCAGGGCTTAACATCGATGGCTAACGACCCCCAAGGCAAACGTTACCTAGTCGATACCCTAGAATTGTTAGCTCGTGCTAAGTTTGGATGGATTATTGCTTTTGACGCGGACGAACGCGCCCAAACTAACAAAAATGTGGTGGCGGCACAGAGAAAACTAGCTTATCAATTAGCTAAGTTTAAAGTACCTGTGTACATTGCCACAGGTTTGTGGAGTGCAGCAGAGGGGAAGGGGATGGACGATTACATTCAAGCTAACGGCGACGACGCTTTTAGAGACAACGTATTAGCTAAGGCTGTTAATTTTGAAATTTGGGAACGTCAGTTTCAAGAAGACGATTCTGATAACAAAACCTTGTCAGAATCTTCTGTTGCTGCACAAATCGCCGAAGATTATCGCGCGAAGCTCGCTTGGCACGTAGCGAACAAAGCTTGGTACTGGTATGAAGCAGACAACAAGCGCGGGGTCTGGGGTGAAATTCCCCCTGAAGAGGCGATGTCTATTGTTTTAACAGAACTGGAAACGCGGACACGCCATTTTTCCAGCAAGTTCGTCAACGGTGTTTTGACTTTACTCAAGGCCAAGCTCAGGGTTAATCACTGGGAAGTCCGCAAAGGCTTTATTTGTCTTCAGGATTGTGTGCTTGATGTTAATACCCTCAAAGAATATCCACACGAGCCGGGATACAGAATGCTGAGTCAGCTACCTTTTAAATGGGCTGACCGCAGTGTAGGTTGTGAGCCTGTTAAGGAATGGTTGCTCGAAGCTTGCGAAGGTAAAGCCGACTGGGTGCAAGTAATTCGCGCTGGCATCAATGCCACCGTCACTGAACGCGGCGGTGAGTTACAACGATTCATGGAGCTAGTGGGTGCTGGCGGTACTGGCAAAGGTACTTTATTGCGGCTGGTACAAGCACTACTTGGCAGAGAAAACTACGCCATCACCGAACTGAAGCAGCTGGAGCAAAACCGCTTTGAAACTGCGGCTCTTTACGGCAAGAAAGCTGTATTTATCACTGACTCTGAACGCTACACAGGTGATGTTAGTACTCTCAAAAAATTGACGGGTGATGATGACCTGCGACACGAGAAAAAAGGAATCCAGCAAACAGGCAGCTTTAGATTTAGTGGGGTGGTCTGGATTGCTGCCAATGAAATCATTCAAAGCAGTGATTACACTAACGCTCTGGCCCGTCGTCGTCTGTCAATGCCTTTTGAGCGGGTTGTGCCTCAAAATGAGCGTCGCCCCTTAGAAAAAGAATTTGAACCATACTTGCCTGGGGTATTGCAATGGGTTTTAGAAATGTCAGCTTTGGAAGTGGCCGCTTATTTTGGCGACACTAATAAAAAAGTCCCTTCACTTGGCTCATTTAGCACAGAGGTACTGTTAAACACTAATCCTCTGGCAGATTGGGCTAATGACTGCCTCTACTATGACCCCAACGCACAAACACAAATTGGTGATAACGGTCAAAATCCTGAATTGTTTCTCTATCCTAATTACTGCGAATGGGCGCAACGTAATTCTCACGGCATCATGACCAAGCAACGATTCTCAGCAATTTTGCTCAATCTGCTGAAGTCGCAACTCAACATTAATGCCGCAAAAATCAGAAACAAGAAAGGACGTTTTATTACTAAAATTGCTATTCGCCAGTCAGGACATGACTTTCCACTCTTAATTTCAGAGAAAGATGCTGACCTTGATGCTGACCTAAATAAAAATAATGCTAACTCAGTGCTGACCCCAATGCTAACTCAAAGTGTTGATGGTGCTGGTTTTCAGAGTGATGCTGACCTTTTCGCTGATAGTAACGCAGCTGACACTCCTCACCAACACAACTTGATGAATACTACTAGCAGTCAAAATCAGGAGGGTAAGCCAACACAGTCAGCACAGTCAGCACCAGCAAGTGTTTCAGCCAGCACCACTGACAGCACTACCGACAGCACCACACAACGAATTATTGAGGCTTGGGATAACAAGTCAAGCTTGGGGGAAATCGTTCTAAGCCTTGAGAGTGCTGACTTACAGCAAATTGCTAAAGGTTTCAATCCTGAACAAGTGCAATATATTAAGGACGCAGCTAATAGTGTGTGGCGATTAGGTGCAACTTCATTGGCTGATTACAACGGCGAATTAGTCTACATTTGGGAATGCGGACAATCAAACGATGTTCGCATCGGTACTGAGACTCAGCCAGGGGCGAGGGTTAGACGCGCTCATCTGCGTCCTTGGTTGGGTATTTGA
- a CDS encoding putative transposase, with protein MVNFDNREPQKVYAVYATEIDCPEGESPVEWMLLTTEVVADIQMASTILRWYTYRWRVEEYHKIFKSGCQVEKYRLAAGGMKTLIGFLSVIAVELLRLTYLHRTQPLAPAIEILNPLELRILKAKSPKPPKVLTVSWAVEAVARLGGYLEHRRKTPIGIQVLWRGWLKLHDLCEGWQLANET; from the coding sequence ATGGTCAATTTTGATAACCGTGAACCACAAAAGGTCTACGCTGTTTATGCCACTGAAATTGATTGCCCAGAGGGTGAATCACCTGTGGAATGGATGTTGTTAACAACGGAAGTTGTTGCAGATATCCAGATGGCTTCTACAATTTTACGCTGGTATACTTATCGTTGGCGTGTTGAAGAATACCATAAAATTTTTAAGTCTGGATGTCAGGTAGAAAAATATCGGCTTGCTGCTGGTGGGATGAAGACCCTCATTGGTTTTTTAAGCGTGATAGCTGTTGAGCTTTTACGCTTAACTTATCTCCACCGCACTCAGCCCTTAGCCCCTGCCATTGAAATTCTTAATCCCCTTGAACTCAGGATTTTAAAAGCTAAGTCTCCTAAGCCACCCAAAGTGCTAACAGTTAGTTGGGCGGTTGAAGCCGTTGCTCGGCTTGGTGGTTATCTCGAACATCGGCGTAAAACACCCATTGGTATCCAGGTACTGTGGCGAGGCTGGTTAAAATTGCACGACCTTTGTGAAGGCTGGCAGCTTGCAAATGAGACTTAA
- a CDS encoding putative transposase: MSLDYGSITAKKEGYGPIGKGGNGLILHSALAIQPQNGQF; the protein is encoded by the coding sequence ATGAGTCTTGATTATGGCAGTATTACAGCTAAAAAAGAAGGTTATGGCCCAATTGGTAAGGGCGGTAACGGTTTAATATTACACAGTGCTTTAGCCATACAGCCTCAGAATGGTCAATTTTGA
- a CDS encoding Photosystem II reaction centre protein PsbA/D1, which yields MTATLQQRRSANVWEQFCNWITSTNNRLYIGWFGVLMIPTLLAATTCFVIAFIAAPPVDIDGIREPVAGSLLYGNNIISGAVVPSSNAIGLHFYPIWEAASLDEWLYNGGPYQLVIFHFLIGVFCYLGREWELSYRLGMRPWICLAFSAPVAAATAVFLIYPIGQGSFSDGMPLGISGTFNFMIVFQAEHNILMHPFHMLGVAGVFGGSLFSAMHGSLVTSSLVRETTENESQNYGYKFGQEEETYNIVAAHGYFGRLIFQYASFNNSRSLHFFLAAWPVIGIWFTALGVSTMAFNLNGFNFNQSVIDSQGRVINTWADIINRANLGMEVMHERNAHNFPLDLAAGDVAPVALQAPAING from the coding sequence ATGACCGCAACCTTACAACAGCGCCGTAGCGCCAACGTATGGGAGCAGTTCTGCAACTGGATCACCAGCACCAACAACCGCCTGTACATCGGCTGGTTTGGCGTACTCATGATCCCCACCCTGCTGGCTGCAACCACCTGCTTCGTAATCGCCTTCATCGCCGCACCACCAGTAGACATCGACGGTATCCGTGAACCAGTAGCAGGTTCCTTACTCTACGGAAACAACATCATCTCCGGAGCAGTAGTACCATCCTCCAACGCAATTGGCTTGCACTTCTACCCAATTTGGGAAGCAGCTTCTCTTGATGAGTGGTTGTACAACGGTGGCCCATACCAACTAGTAATATTCCACTTCCTGATTGGCGTATTTTGCTACCTCGGTCGTGAATGGGAACTATCCTACCGCTTAGGAATGCGTCCTTGGATCTGCCTAGCATTCTCCGCACCTGTGGCTGCTGCTACCGCAGTATTCTTGATCTACCCAATTGGACAAGGTTCCTTCAGTGATGGTATGCCCTTGGGTATCTCTGGAACCTTCAACTTCATGATCGTGTTCCAAGCAGAACACAACATCTTGATGCACCCCTTCCACATGTTAGGTGTGGCTGGTGTATTCGGTGGTTCTTTGTTCTCCGCAATGCACGGTTCCTTGGTAACTTCCTCCTTAGTTCGTGAAACAACCGAGAACGAATCACAAAACTACGGTTACAAATTCGGACAAGAAGAAGAAACCTACAACATCGTTGCAGCACACGGTTACTTCGGTCGCTTAATCTTCCAATACGCGTCCTTCAACAACAGCCGTTCCTTGCACTTCTTCCTAGCTGCATGGCCTGTAATTGGAATCTGGTTCACAGCGTTGGGCGTAAGCACAATGGCGTTCAACTTGAACGGTTTCAACTTCAACCAGTCTGTGATTGACTCTCAAGGTCGTGTAATTAACACCTGGGCTGATATCATCAACCGCGCTAACTTGGGTATGGAAGTAATGCACGAGCGCAATGCTCACAACTTCCCCTTAGATTTGGCTGCTGGTGATGTTGCTCCTGTTGCACTTCAAGCTCCTGCAATCAACGGCTAA
- a CDS encoding rhodanese domain-containing protein: MVREQKHESVNTKLLISPQELMSLLAQKSSQAVIIDTRSPEDYTISHIPKSINIRDFFTYLLENSSPVGLKKLQEYFAQIMSKLGISGAERLIVYEDTLNKGYGQSCRAAFLLNYLGCAQVSILHGGYRAWLRAGLPVTDEVPLRESSIFRLHPNAEMMVTTAEMLQAIDNPAIIKLDVRDRPEWLGLSSSPYAVDFCPRKGRIPNAVWLEWHRLMNSESEISMFRSKAAILEICQSVGITSESIVYIYCFKGSRAANTLIALQVAGIDARNYFGSWNEWSREFSLPIDSRVLQ, encoded by the coding sequence ATGGTACGAGAACAGAAGCATGAAAGCGTGAATACAAAACTCCTCATTTCTCCTCAAGAACTCATGTCTTTGTTAGCCCAAAAGTCATCACAGGCGGTCATTATCGATACGCGAAGTCCAGAAGATTATACTATTTCTCATATTCCTAAATCCATCAATATTAGAGATTTTTTTACCTATCTTTTAGAGAATTCCTCCCCAGTAGGATTAAAAAAATTGCAAGAGTATTTTGCACAAATTATGAGCAAACTGGGAATATCGGGTGCAGAACGGTTAATTGTTTATGAAGATACTTTAAATAAAGGTTATGGTCAATCTTGTCGAGCAGCTTTCTTATTAAATTATTTGGGTTGCGCTCAGGTATCTATTTTACATGGAGGATATAGAGCATGGCTCAGGGCGGGATTACCTGTAACTGATGAAGTACCATTACGTGAAAGCAGCATATTTAGATTGCATCCCAATGCTGAGATGATGGTGACTACCGCCGAGATGTTGCAAGCAATTGACAATCCAGCAATTATTAAATTAGATGTGCGCGATCGCCCTGAATGGCTTGGGTTGAGTTCTTCGCCCTACGCAGTTGATTTTTGTCCTCGCAAAGGTAGAATTCCTAACGCTGTATGGTTAGAATGGCATCGGCTCATGAATTCTGAATCGGAAATCTCCATGTTTCGCTCAAAAGCGGCAATCTTAGAAATTTGTCAGTCAGTAGGTATTACTTCAGAGTCCATTGTGTACATCTATTGTTTTAAAGGTTCTAGAGCAGCGAATACTCTGATTGCTCTGCAAGTGGCAGGAATTGATGCCAGAAATTATTTTGGCTCTTGGAATGAATGGTCTCGTGAATTCTCACTACCGATTGATAGCAGAGTCTTGCAATGA
- a CDS encoding protein-tyrosine-phosphatase, producing MATKQGLDWQADSRGLALERGVNNVGAISQYAAEALAVRLVNLPDDERFPLPVSEQDFESATRVIALDELEHRPLMNERFPHWAETIEYWLVHDIDKTSATVALEQIEKHILQLIEQLTQS from the coding sequence TTGGCTACCAAACAAGGTTTAGATTGGCAGGCTGACTCTAGAGGTTTGGCACTTGAACGCGGTGTAAACAATGTGGGGGCAATTTCCCAGTATGCGGCTGAGGCTTTAGCAGTGCGATTGGTGAACCTACCGGATGATGAACGGTTTCCACTGCCAGTAAGTGAGCAAGATTTCGAGTCAGCTACTAGAGTTATCGCCCTTGATGAATTAGAACACCGTCCATTGATGAATGAACGCTTTCCCCACTGGGCAGAGACAATCGAATACTGGCTAGTTCATGATATTGATAAAACCTCGGCTACAGTTGCCCTTGAGCAAATTGAAAAACATATACTGCAACTGATAGAACAACTGACACAAAGTTAG
- a CDS encoding short-chain dehydrogenase/reductase SDR, which yields MHLFRKDIFNPITTGIAGMTKLEGKVAVVTGASKGIGASIAKHLAAEGAAVVVNYASSKEGADHVVDEIISVGGKAIAVQANVAKKAEIEHLFTETQQAFGRVDILVNNAGIYEFSPIEDITEQHFHKQFDINVLGLILTSQQAVKHFDSAGGSIINISSIVSTLAPPNASIYSATKAAVDAITKSLAKELGPRHIRVNCINPGMVETEGTHTAGITESEGRKQTEAQTPLGRIGQPQDIAPAVVFLASSDSAWITGETLYITGGLR from the coding sequence ATGCACCTGTTTCGGAAAGATATTTTCAACCCAATAACTACAGGGATTGCAGGCATGACAAAACTAGAGGGAAAAGTCGCAGTTGTTACAGGTGCGTCTAAAGGCATCGGTGCGTCGATTGCCAAACATCTGGCAGCCGAAGGTGCAGCAGTGGTTGTCAATTACGCCTCTAGCAAAGAAGGGGCTGATCATGTAGTAGATGAGATTATTAGCGTCGGTGGAAAGGCGATCGCAGTTCAGGCAAATGTTGCCAAAAAAGCAGAGATTGAACATCTGTTTACAGAAACACAGCAAGCATTCGGCAGGGTTGATATTTTGGTCAACAATGCGGGAATTTATGAATTTTCCCCAATCGAAGACATCACCGAACAGCACTTCCATAAGCAATTCGATATAAATGTTCTGGGATTGATCCTCACCTCGCAACAAGCCGTAAAACACTTCGACTCGGCAGGCGGCAGCATTATCAATATCAGTTCCATCGTCAGCACCCTCGCGCCCCCGAATGCTTCAATCTATAGCGCAACCAAAGCAGCTGTTGATGCCATCACGAAGTCTTTAGCTAAAGAGTTAGGCCCCCGCCACATCCGTGTCAACTGCATCAATCCTGGTATGGTAGAAACAGAAGGTACGCACACAGCAGGAATTACCGAAAGCGAAGGTCGCAAACAGACGGAAGCGCAAACACCACTAGGTCGAATTGGACAGCCACAGGACATCGCCCCTGCTGTTGTCTTCCTTGCTTCCTCTGATTCTGCCTGGATCACTGGCGAAACGCTGTACATCACGGGTGGGCTTCGCTAG
- a CDS encoding glutathione S-transferase — MIIVHHLNNSRSQRVLWLLEELGIEYEIKYYERDSKTMLAPTSLREVHPLGKSPVITDAGLTVAESGAIIQYIVERYGNGRLIPESGSKERLRYTYWLHYAEGSAMPPLVMNLIFNRFGTGDSRANDAFIAPQIKLHFDYIEAELGKSTWFVGSEFTAADIQMSFPLELVALQAELISNRPKIQEFIERIHARPAYKRALERGGKYDYANSI; from the coding sequence ATGATCATTGTCCATCATCTCAACAACTCGCGCTCGCAGCGTGTGCTATGGCTACTTGAAGAATTAGGCATCGAATACGAAATTAAGTACTACGAACGCGACTCAAAGACGATGCTGGCTCCGACATCGTTGCGAGAAGTTCATCCACTTGGCAAGTCACCAGTAATTACAGATGCAGGGCTGACTGTTGCTGAGTCCGGGGCTATTATCCAATATATAGTAGAGCGATACGGCAATGGTCGGCTAATTCCAGAATCCGGTAGTAAAGAGCGTCTGCGTTACACATATTGGCTGCATTACGCCGAAGGCTCGGCAATGCCACCGCTGGTAATGAATCTCATATTTAACCGTTTTGGGACAGGAGACAGCAGGGCAAACGACGCATTTATTGCGCCCCAAATCAAGCTTCACTTTGATTACATAGAAGCTGAACTTGGTAAGAGTACGTGGTTTGTAGGCTCAGAATTCACCGCCGCCGATATCCAAATGAGCTTTCCTCTGGAATTAGTTGCTCTACAAGCCGAACTTATCTCAAACCGACCAAAGATTCAGGAATTTATCGAACGCATCCATGCGCGACCTGCCTACAAACGCGCCCTTGAACGTGGAGGCAAATACGACTACGCCAACAGCATTTAA